The following proteins are encoded in a genomic region of Streptomyces sp. NBC_01723:
- the phoU gene encoding phosphate signaling complex protein PhoU, with protein sequence MRDAYHEELDSIGDGLVEMARLVGSAIGRATTAILDSDLKLAEAVIEGDQRVDELQHELEARAITLLARQQPVATDLRIVVTSLRMSADLERSGDLAQHVAKLARLRYPERAVPHDLHATILEMGQLAQRLMAKAAEVIITKDVDLALQLEQDDDAMDLLHRTLFQHLMDDRWKHGIETAVDVTLLGRYYERYADHAVAVAKRVVYLVTGEHADDLQADIQPTTQVEGA encoded by the coding sequence ATGCGGGACGCGTACCACGAGGAACTTGATTCGATCGGTGACGGTCTGGTGGAGATGGCCCGGCTGGTCGGGTCGGCCATCGGACGCGCCACGACCGCGATCCTCGACTCCGACCTGAAGCTGGCCGAGGCCGTCATCGAGGGCGATCAGCGGGTCGACGAACTCCAGCACGAGCTGGAGGCCCGGGCGATAACCCTGCTGGCCCGGCAGCAGCCGGTGGCGACGGACCTGCGGATCGTCGTCACCTCGCTGCGGATGTCCGCCGACCTGGAGCGCTCGGGCGACCTGGCCCAGCACGTGGCCAAGCTGGCCCGGCTGCGCTACCCGGAGCGCGCCGTCCCGCACGACCTGCACGCGACCATCCTGGAGATGGGGCAGCTCGCGCAGCGCCTGATGGCGAAGGCCGCCGAGGTGATCATCACCAAGGACGTCGACCTGGCCCTCCAGCTGGAGCAGGACGACGACGCGATGGACCTCCTGCACCGCACGCTCTTCCAGCACCTGATGGACGACCGCTGGAAGCACGGCATCGAGACGGCCGTCGACGTGACGCTGCTGGGCCGCTACTACGAGCGCTACGCCGACCACGCCGTCGCGGTCGCCAAGCGCGTGGTCTACCTGGTCACCGGCGAGCACGCGGACGACCTCCAGGCGGACATCCAGCCGACCACGCAGGTCGAGGGCGCCTGA
- a CDS encoding SCO4225 family membrane protein, whose translation MKRSPIPALSRLARLAVANRVSGIYLALVGGAMAVAALEPLFADSPDASLIWVWPALFTFPAFGFVAWLGEGSWGGEAPAWFFIGGIVLSALVQSLALGAVWEGLRGRRGHLTAAN comes from the coding sequence ATGAAGCGCAGCCCGATACCCGCCCTCTCCCGCCTCGCCCGCCTCGCCGTCGCCAACCGTGTCTCGGGCATCTACCTCGCCCTGGTCGGCGGGGCGATGGCCGTGGCCGCGTTGGAGCCCCTGTTCGCGGACAGCCCGGACGCGTCCCTGATCTGGGTCTGGCCCGCCCTGTTCACCTTCCCCGCCTTCGGCTTCGTGGCCTGGCTCGGCGAGGGGAGCTGGGGCGGCGAGGCCCCGGCGTGGTTCTTCATCGGCGGCATCGTGCTCTCGGCGCTGGTCCAGTCGCTGGCGCTGGGCGCGGTCTGGGAGGGCCTGCGCGGCCGCCGCGGGCACCTCACCGCGGCCAACTGA
- a CDS encoding lanthionine synthetase LanC family protein codes for MRATGGTVVAADEVEELAAEALRWLTGAGREAPDGGLAWPDRPSDDASDPMLYSGTAGNIPVLLEAWRHFGDDAYADTALRAARELAHRVDDIEDDSLYFGRTGLALVLRAVQEQLGDRASGAAADRALALVRSRFDGTRWGPLFELMGGNAGIGLGALLAGDDELAVLAMEPYLRTAEHTPDGVQWAHRPDVEARLHHVSHGSLGIALALARVGADTGRADLTELALAGAADFVARAEAGPDGEQAGGTGEAGATGEAGSTGEAGPGFLVRHSTPQFLPDLIEPFSYGWCHGPAGDAQAFRLLRDVTADPAWSALADRCWHTVTHSGVPRRLRPGFWDNNGRCCGTAGVLALACDRIAERLDPYAPDGFAHLLATDLAAHATRDEDGARWSNVEHRATPSTLEPRVGWAMGNAGIVRELLRFVRLTRGGDPRYAFTWPDQPAVPA; via the coding sequence ATGAGGGCAACCGGGGGCACGGTCGTGGCAGCCGACGAGGTCGAGGAACTCGCGGCGGAGGCGCTGCGCTGGCTGACCGGTGCGGGGCGAGAGGCCCCCGACGGCGGCCTCGCCTGGCCGGACCGCCCCTCGGACGACGCCTCGGACCCGATGCTCTACAGCGGCACGGCCGGCAACATCCCCGTACTCCTGGAGGCGTGGCGGCACTTCGGTGACGACGCCTACGCCGACACCGCCCTGCGCGCGGCCCGCGAGCTGGCGCACCGCGTCGACGACATCGAGGACGACTCCCTCTACTTCGGCCGCACCGGGCTGGCGCTCGTCCTGCGCGCCGTGCAGGAACAGCTCGGCGACCGGGCGTCCGGCGCGGCGGCCGACCGCGCGCTGGCCCTCGTCCGGTCCCGCTTCGACGGGACGCGCTGGGGCCCGCTCTTCGAGCTGATGGGCGGCAACGCGGGGATAGGCCTCGGGGCCCTGCTGGCCGGGGACGACGAACTGGCCGTGCTGGCCATGGAGCCGTATCTGCGCACCGCTGAGCACACCCCCGACGGCGTCCAGTGGGCCCACCGCCCGGACGTCGAGGCCCGGCTGCACCACGTCTCGCACGGCTCGCTCGGCATCGCCCTGGCGCTGGCCCGGGTGGGCGCGGACACCGGCCGTGCGGACCTGACGGAGCTGGCACTGGCGGGCGCGGCGGACTTCGTGGCGCGGGCCGAGGCGGGACCGGACGGCGAGCAGGCCGGGGGTACCGGGGAAGCCGGAGCGACCGGGGAAGCCGGCTCGACCGGGGAGGCGGGTCCGGGCTTCCTCGTCCGCCACTCCACCCCCCAGTTCCTCCCCGACCTGATCGAGCCCTTCAGCTACGGCTGGTGCCACGGCCCGGCCGGCGACGCCCAGGCCTTCCGGCTGCTGCGGGACGTCACCGCCGATCCCGCCTGGTCCGCCCTCGCCGACCGCTGCTGGCACACGGTCACCCACTCCGGCGTGCCCCGGCGGCTTCGCCCCGGCTTCTGGGACAACAACGGCCGCTGCTGCGGCACCGCGGGCGTCCTCGCCCTGGCCTGCGACCGCATCGCCGAGCGGCTCGACCCGTACGCCCCGGACGGCTTCGCCCACCTCCTCGCGACGGACCTGGCCGCACACGCGACCCGGGACGAGGACGGCGCCCGCTGGTCCAACGTCGAGCACCGCGCCACCCCGAGCACGCTGGAACCGCGCGTCGGCTGGGCCATGGGCAACGCGGGCATCGTCCGCGAGCTGCTGCGCTTCGTACGCCTGACCCGCGGCGGCGACCCGCGCTACGCCTTCACGTGGCCCGACCAGCCCGCCGTACCCGCGTGA